A DNA window from Streptomyces parvus contains the following coding sequences:
- a CDS encoding ROK family protein, with the protein MNGKATTTRTKLERGRSALGPALELVHTGRAPTRAVLTSELGVTRATAGAVAAELEALGLIRVDSSPGSAAGSQGRPSHRLSVLETGPVVLAAQVHADGFRAALVGLGGRIVATSPGCVAVMADPAQVLGEVVEAGAELLRASGLRCVGAGLAVPSAVAEPEGTALNPLHIAWPAGSPVRDIFAACVRRAGITGPAFTGNDVNLTALAEHRHGAGRGAQHLLCVATGHRGVGGALVLDGRLHSGSSGLALEVGHLTVNPEGRPCHCGGRGCLDVETDPLAFLTTARREPGPEESLLKQAGNLLRTEYGDPAVRQAAEALIDRLGLGLAGLVNILNPDRIILGGLHRDLLEADPERLRAVVADRSLWGRSGSVPILPCTLAHNSLVGAAELAWQPVLDDPLAALA; encoded by the coding sequence ATGAACGGCAAGGCGACCACCACCCGGACCAAGTTGGAGAGGGGCCGCAGCGCGCTGGGGCCCGCACTGGAACTGGTCCACACCGGACGCGCCCCCACCCGGGCCGTCCTCACCTCCGAACTCGGCGTCACCCGCGCCACCGCCGGGGCGGTCGCCGCGGAACTGGAGGCGCTCGGGCTGATCCGGGTCGACTCCAGCCCCGGTTCGGCGGCCGGGTCCCAGGGCCGCCCCTCGCACCGGCTGTCCGTCCTGGAGACCGGCCCCGTCGTCCTCGCCGCCCAGGTGCACGCCGACGGCTTCCGGGCCGCGCTCGTCGGGCTCGGCGGCCGGATCGTCGCCACATCGCCGGGCTGTGTCGCGGTGATGGCCGACCCCGCGCAGGTGCTCGGCGAAGTCGTGGAAGCGGGAGCCGAACTGCTCCGCGCGAGCGGGCTGCGCTGCGTCGGCGCCGGACTCGCCGTGCCGTCGGCGGTCGCCGAACCGGAAGGGACCGCCCTCAACCCGCTGCACATCGCCTGGCCCGCGGGCTCCCCGGTCCGGGACATCTTCGCCGCCTGCGTACGCCGGGCGGGCATCACCGGACCCGCGTTCACCGGCAACGACGTCAACCTCACCGCGCTGGCCGAGCACCGGCACGGCGCGGGCCGGGGCGCCCAGCACCTCCTGTGCGTGGCCACCGGACACCGGGGCGTCGGGGGTGCCCTCGTGCTCGACGGCCGCCTGCACAGCGGGAGTTCCGGCCTCGCCCTGGAGGTGGGCCATCTCACGGTCAACCCTGAGGGCCGGCCCTGTCACTGCGGCGGGCGCGGCTGCCTCGACGTGGAGACCGACCCGCTGGCCTTCCTCACCACCGCCCGCCGCGAACCCGGCCCCGAGGAGTCCCTCCTCAAGCAGGCCGGGAACCTGCTCCGCACGGAGTACGGCGACCCGGCGGTTCGGCAGGCCGCCGAGGCGCTGATCGACCGCCTGGGCCTGGGGCTCGCCGGACTGGTCAACATCCTCAACCCCGACCGCATCATCCTCGGCGGGCTCCACCGCGACCTGCTGGAGGCGGACCCCGAGCGGCTGCGCGCCGTCGTCGCCGACCGGAGCCTGTGGGGGCGCAGCGGCAGCGTGCCGATCCTGCCGTGCACCCTGGCCCACAACAGCCTGGTGGGCGCCGCCGAACTGGCCTGGCAGCCGGTCCTCGACGACCCGCTCGCCGCGCTGGCCTGA
- a CDS encoding SRPBCC family protein, giving the protein MAVFRIERFSPLPAAEAWRRVTDWERHAAQVPLTAISVPTGLPSQLGTVFVARTGLGPLTFDDPMEVVRWTPPAGGRAGVCRLEKRGAVVLGRASIDVLPTDSGSHVVWVEELRVRLVPRWGDPLLASAGRRMFGKVLDALLASPGDAPG; this is encoded by the coding sequence GTGGCCGTCTTCCGGATCGAGCGCTTCTCCCCTCTCCCCGCAGCCGAGGCCTGGCGCCGGGTGACCGACTGGGAACGGCACGCCGCGCAGGTGCCGTTGACCGCGATCTCGGTCCCGACCGGGCTTCCCTCGCAGCTCGGAACGGTCTTCGTGGCGCGTACGGGGCTGGGCCCGCTGACGTTCGACGATCCGATGGAAGTGGTGCGGTGGACGCCGCCCGCCGGGGGCCGGGCCGGGGTGTGCCGGCTGGAGAAGCGGGGCGCCGTGGTGCTGGGCCGGGCCTCGATCGACGTGCTGCCCACGGATTCCGGTTCCCATGTGGTGTGGGTCGAGGAGCTGCGGGTGCGGCTGGTGCCCCGGTGGGGTGACCCGCTGCTCGCCTCCGCCGGACGACGCATGTTCGGCAAGGTCCTGGACGCCCTGCTCGCCTCCCCCGGCGACGCGCCCGGGTGA
- a CDS encoding MFS transporter, with protein sequence MFFALDGFLFAGWVVRIPAIKQQTGASASTLGLALLGVSAGAVITMMLTGRLCRRYGSHAVTVACGVLLPLSIALPAQTHSALSLGLVLLVFGAAYGGMNVAMNSAAVDLVADLRRPVMPSFHAAFSLGGMVGAGLGGLVAGGLSASTHLFLLAGTGLLVTAFAGPSLLRHRPAPAAVEAAGPREPKQRLSPRARRIVVLFGVIALCTAYGEGALADWGALHLEQDLGAHPGLAAAGYALFALTMTAGRLTGTLLLERLGQTRTLVLGGATAAAGMLLGSLAPTAWLALAGFAVTGLGLANIFPVAVGRAGELAGSSGVAAASTLGYGGMLLGPPAIGFLADWFSLPVALTTVALLAAAAAALGYAARNATTGAPV encoded by the coding sequence GTGTTCTTCGCCCTCGACGGGTTCCTCTTCGCCGGCTGGGTGGTCCGTATCCCGGCCATCAAGCAGCAGACCGGAGCCTCCGCCTCCACCCTCGGCCTCGCCCTGCTCGGCGTCTCCGCCGGTGCGGTGATCACCATGATGCTCACCGGACGGCTCTGCCGCCGCTACGGCAGCCATGCCGTCACCGTGGCCTGCGGCGTCCTGCTCCCCCTGAGCATCGCCCTGCCCGCCCAGACCCACTCCGCGCTCTCCCTCGGCCTCGTGCTGCTGGTGTTCGGGGCCGCGTACGGCGGGATGAACGTGGCGATGAACAGCGCCGCCGTCGATCTCGTCGCCGACCTGCGCCGACCGGTGATGCCGAGCTTCCACGCGGCGTTCAGCCTCGGCGGGATGGTCGGCGCCGGGCTCGGCGGCCTGGTCGCGGGTGGTCTCTCCGCCTCCACCCATCTGTTCCTCCTGGCCGGGACCGGCCTGCTGGTCACCGCGTTCGCCGGGCCCTCCCTGCTCCGCCACCGCCCGGCCCCCGCCGCCGTGGAGGCCGCCGGCCCGCGCGAGCCGAAGCAGCGGCTGTCACCCCGGGCCCGCCGGATCGTGGTGCTCTTCGGCGTGATCGCCCTGTGCACGGCGTACGGGGAAGGGGCCCTCGCGGACTGGGGCGCGCTCCACCTGGAACAGGACCTGGGCGCGCACCCCGGGCTCGCCGCCGCCGGATACGCTCTGTTCGCCCTGACGATGACGGCGGGCCGGCTGACCGGGACCCTGCTCCTGGAACGGCTCGGCCAGACCCGCACGCTGGTCCTCGGCGGGGCGACGGCCGCGGCAGGGATGCTGCTGGGTTCGCTGGCGCCGACCGCATGGCTCGCCCTGGCCGGCTTCGCGGTGACCGGGCTCGGCCTCGCCAACATCTTCCCCGTCGCCGTGGGGCGCGCGGGCGAACTGGCCGGTTCCAGCGGCGTCGCCGCCGCCTCGACGCTCGGCTACGGCGGAATGCTGCTCGGCCCGCCCGCGATCGGCTTCCTCGCCGACTGGTTCTCGCTGCCGGTGGCGCTGACCACGGTCGCCCTGCTGGCCGCGGCGGCGGCCGCTCTGGGCTACGCGGCCCGCAACGCCACGACGGGTGCGCCCGTCTGA
- a CDS encoding SDR family oxidoreductase: MTDLEDGPGGAVPLCLVTGATGYIGGRLVPVLLDSGRRVRALARTPQKLRDYPWADRVEVVRGDVTDADSLAEAMRGVDVAYYLVHALGTGSAFEETDRRAARIFGEQARAAGVRRIVYLGALTPTGVPEKDLSPHLRSRAEVGHILLASGVPTAVLRAAIVIGSGSASFEMLRHLTERLPLMVTPSWVRTRIQPVAVRDVIRYLVGCAALPTEVNRTFDIGGPDVMTYRDMMQRYAAVAGLRPRVILPVPMLTPTLSSRWVGLVTPVPSSIARPLTESLRHEVVCAEHDIKEYVPDPPEGTIGFDRALRLALKRIQEARVDTRWSNAAVPGAPSDPLPTDPDWAGGSLYRDEREMAVPVGPEALWRVIEGIGGETGWYSFPLAWAVRGWLDRLVGGVGLRRGRRDAQHLRVGDSLDFWRVEEIVPGELLRLRAEMRVPGLAWLELSVRRDERGRTVYGQHALFHPLGLFGHAYWWSVWPFHSVVFGGMARNIAEAAAAEERRRGPAPGSGTDN, translated from the coding sequence GTGACGGATCTTGAGGACGGCCCCGGTGGAGCAGTTCCCCTCTGCCTGGTGACCGGGGCCACCGGTTACATCGGCGGCCGGCTGGTGCCAGTCCTGCTCGACTCCGGGCGCCGGGTGCGCGCCCTGGCCAGAACGCCGCAGAAACTGCGCGACTACCCGTGGGCTGACCGGGTCGAGGTGGTACGGGGCGATGTCACCGACGCCGACTCCCTGGCGGAGGCGATGCGGGGCGTCGATGTGGCGTACTACCTGGTGCACGCGCTCGGCACCGGCTCGGCGTTCGAGGAGACCGACCGCAGGGCGGCCCGGATCTTCGGCGAGCAGGCACGGGCGGCCGGGGTGCGCCGGATCGTGTATCTGGGCGCGCTGACCCCGACCGGGGTGCCGGAGAAGGACCTGTCGCCGCATCTGCGCTCACGGGCCGAGGTGGGGCACATCCTGCTGGCGTCCGGGGTGCCGACCGCGGTGCTGCGCGCGGCGATCGTCATCGGCTCGGGATCCGCCTCGTTCGAGATGCTGCGGCATCTCACGGAGCGGCTGCCGCTGATGGTCACCCCGAGCTGGGTGCGGACCCGGATCCAGCCCGTGGCCGTACGGGACGTGATCCGCTACCTGGTGGGGTGCGCGGCGCTGCCGACCGAGGTGAACCGGACCTTCGACATCGGGGGCCCGGACGTCATGACGTACCGGGACATGATGCAGCGCTATGCGGCCGTGGCGGGGCTGCGGCCGCGCGTCATCCTGCCGGTGCCGATGCTCACCCCGACGCTCTCCAGCCGCTGGGTCGGTCTCGTCACTCCGGTGCCCAGCTCCATCGCCCGGCCGCTCACGGAGTCGCTGCGCCACGAGGTGGTCTGCGCCGAGCACGACATCAAGGAGTACGTCCCCGATCCCCCGGAGGGGACCATCGGCTTCGACCGGGCGCTGCGACTGGCCCTGAAGCGGATCCAGGAGGCGCGGGTCGACACCCGGTGGTCCAACGCCGCCGTTCCCGGCGCGCCGAGCGACCCGCTGCCCACCGACCCGGACTGGGCGGGCGGCAGCCTCTACCGCGACGAGCGGGAGATGGCCGTGCCGGTCGGGCCCGAGGCGCTGTGGCGGGTCATCGAGGGCATCGGCGGCGAGACCGGATGGTACTCTTTCCCGCTGGCCTGGGCGGTACGGGGCTGGCTCGACCGGCTCGTCGGCGGGGTGGGGCTGCGGCGCGGCCGACGGGACGCCCAGCATCTGCGAGTGGGCGACTCGCTGGACTTCTGGCGGGTGGAGGAGATCGTGCCGGGCGAACTGCTGCGGCTGCGGGCCGAGATGCGGGTGCCGGGCCTGGCCTGGCTGGAGCTGTCGGTGCGCCGCGACGAGCGGGGCCGGACGGTGTACGGGCAACACGCGCTGTTCCATCCGCTTGGGCTGTTCGGCCACGCGTACTGGTGGAGCGTATGGCCTTTCCACTCGGTGGTGTTCGGCGGGATGGCGCGCAACATCGCCGAGGCGGCCGCGGCGGAGGAGAGGCGGCGCGGACCGGCGCCCGGCAGTGGTACAGACAACTGA
- a CDS encoding TetR/AcrR family transcriptional regulator, with the protein MSTIRGARERARIEVTAAIKDEARKQLAEEGAPKLSLRAVARELGMVSSALYRYFPSRDDLLTALIVDAFDAIGAAAEQAVAEQAAGERTRAVPPAERWVAVACAVREWALAHPHEYALIYGSPVPGYIAPMDTVGPAARVGLVFIDIVRGAFRAGDLTLPPLADALRPDAERMAAEFAEGVPPESVAALVAAWAQLFGLISFELFGQFNRVVEEREQLFRQAAGELARSVGLRDAAAV; encoded by the coding sequence ATGAGCACCATCCGAGGGGCCAGGGAACGCGCCCGTATCGAAGTGACCGCGGCCATCAAGGACGAGGCCAGGAAGCAGCTCGCCGAGGAGGGCGCGCCTAAGCTCTCGCTGCGGGCCGTCGCCCGCGAGCTGGGCATGGTCTCCTCCGCGCTCTACCGTTACTTCCCCAGCCGCGACGACCTGCTGACCGCGCTGATCGTCGACGCGTTCGACGCGATCGGCGCGGCCGCGGAGCAAGCGGTGGCGGAACAGGCGGCGGGGGAGCGGACGCGGGCGGTGCCGCCCGCCGAGCGCTGGGTCGCCGTCGCCTGTGCCGTACGGGAATGGGCGCTCGCCCACCCTCATGAGTACGCCCTGATCTACGGCTCGCCCGTCCCCGGCTACATCGCCCCGATGGACACGGTGGGGCCCGCGGCGCGCGTGGGCCTGGTCTTCATCGACATCGTCCGTGGCGCGTTCCGGGCCGGCGACCTCACCCTGCCGCCGCTCGCCGACGCGCTGCGCCCCGACGCGGAGCGGATGGCCGCCGAATTCGCCGAGGGCGTCCCGCCCGAGTCCGTGGCCGCTCTGGTCGCCGCCTGGGCGCAGCTGTTCGGCCTGATCTCCTTCGAGCTGTTCGGCCAGTTCAACCGGGTCGTCGAGGAACGCGAGCAGCTGTTCCGGCAGGCCGCCGGTGAGCTGGCCCGCTCGGTGGGCCTGCGCGACGCCGCTGCGGTCTGA
- a CDS encoding right-handed parallel beta-helix repeat-containing protein has product MAQGTVQVTHTGTSRWRRRTGEYASLSAALEAAAEGDVLTVAPGTYRENLVIPRAVTLRGPEGSAGSVRIAPLDGVPLTVRASAVVQGLHIEGQDSAAPALLVEDGTAELTDLRIVTRSAAGIEVRGAARPTVRRCTVDNPAGVGIAVLDGAGGVFEECEIVSAGQSGVSVRDGGHPRLDRCRIHHASGAGIGVTGDGSGLEAFGCEVYEIKGSGIQVTARASAHLTDCTVHRTSADGVTLDTDAVLTLADCDIHDIPENAVDLRSRSVLTLTRSTVRRFGRNGLSVWDPGTRVDANQCEIHDSTGDYPAVWVSDGATVILDACRVHDVPDALFVLDRGSRADVVDSDLSQIRNTAVSVSDGATAQLDDCRIREASTGAWFRDHGSGGTLNNCTIDAAQTGVIVTKGADPTIERCTVTSPAEAGFYVSAEGRGTFDGCRVTGSQGYGFHVMEGCRTTLTRCRTERCARGGYEFPEGDGGSTAGPVARDCTSDESGLRTASAPPPPVLTATQSTPGLLGALPGQRAVEPAPEPVAPAEPARDSSAVLGELDALVGLDSVKREVRALTDMIEVGRRRAEAGLKAASVRRHLVFTGSPGTGKTTVARLYGEILASLGVLERGHLVEVSRVDLVGEHIGSTAIRTQEAFDRARGGVLFVDEAYALSPEDSGRDFGREAIDTLVKLMEDHRDAVVVIVAGYTQEMERFLTVNPGVASRFSRTITFQDYLPEELLRIVEQQAEEHEYSLAAGTGEALLKHFTALPKGPAFGNGRTARQTFESMVERHAGRVAQLAEPSTDDLTLLYPEDLPDVSF; this is encoded by the coding sequence ATGGCACAGGGCACGGTCCAGGTGACGCACACCGGCACATCGCGATGGCGCCGCCGCACCGGCGAGTACGCCTCCCTCTCCGCGGCCCTGGAGGCGGCGGCCGAGGGCGACGTCCTCACCGTCGCGCCCGGGACCTACCGGGAGAACCTCGTCATCCCGCGCGCGGTGACGCTGCGCGGCCCGGAGGGCTCGGCCGGCTCCGTGCGGATCGCGCCGCTCGACGGCGTACCGCTGACCGTGCGCGCCTCGGCGGTCGTCCAGGGCCTGCACATCGAGGGCCAGGACTCGGCGGCCCCGGCGCTGCTGGTCGAGGACGGCACGGCGGAGCTGACGGATCTGCGGATCGTGACCCGGTCCGCCGCGGGCATCGAGGTGCGCGGCGCGGCCCGGCCCACCGTGCGGCGCTGCACGGTCGACAATCCGGCCGGGGTCGGCATCGCCGTACTGGACGGCGCGGGCGGGGTGTTCGAGGAGTGCGAGATCGTTTCGGCGGGCCAGTCCGGGGTGTCGGTCCGCGACGGCGGTCACCCGCGCCTGGACCGCTGCCGGATCCACCACGCCTCCGGAGCGGGCATCGGCGTCACGGGCGACGGCAGCGGTCTTGAGGCGTTCGGCTGCGAGGTGTACGAGATCAAGGGCAGCGGTATCCAGGTCACCGCCCGCGCCTCGGCCCATCTCACCGACTGCACCGTGCACCGCACCTCGGCGGACGGCGTCACGCTGGACACCGACGCGGTGCTGACGCTCGCCGACTGCGACATCCACGACATCCCGGAGAACGCCGTCGACCTGCGGTCGCGTTCGGTGCTCACGCTGACCCGTTCCACGGTCCGCAGGTTCGGCCGCAACGGACTCTCGGTCTGGGACCCGGGGACCCGGGTCGACGCCAACCAGTGCGAGATCCACGACAGTACGGGCGACTATCCGGCGGTCTGGGTCAGCGACGGGGCGACGGTGATACTGGACGCCTGCCGGGTGCACGACGTGCCCGACGCGCTGTTCGTCCTCGACCGGGGGTCGCGCGCAGATGTGGTGGACAGCGATCTCTCCCAGATCCGCAACACCGCCGTGTCGGTGAGCGACGGGGCGACCGCACAGCTCGACGACTGCCGGATCCGGGAGGCGTCCACGGGCGCCTGGTTCCGTGACCACGGCAGCGGCGGCACCCTGAACAACTGCACCATCGACGCGGCGCAGACCGGGGTCATCGTCACCAAGGGCGCGGACCCCACCATCGAGCGCTGCACGGTCACCTCCCCCGCCGAGGCGGGGTTCTACGTGTCGGCCGAGGGCCGGGGCACCTTCGACGGCTGCCGGGTGACGGGCAGTCAGGGGTACGGCTTCCACGTCATGGAGGGCTGCCGCACGACCCTGACCCGGTGCCGTACCGAGCGGTGCGCGCGGGGCGGTTACGAGTTCCCCGAGGGGGACGGCGGCTCCACGGCCGGGCCGGTGGCCCGGGACTGCACGAGCGACGAGAGCGGTCTGCGGACGGCTTCGGCCCCGCCTCCCCCGGTGCTGACGGCCACGCAGTCGACGCCGGGGCTGCTGGGTGCGCTGCCCGGGCAGCGCGCGGTCGAGCCCGCCCCCGAGCCGGTCGCCCCGGCGGAGCCCGCCCGGGACTCCTCGGCGGTCCTCGGTGAACTGGACGCGCTGGTGGGCCTGGACAGCGTCAAGCGGGAGGTGCGGGCGCTCACGGACATGATCGAGGTGGGCCGGCGCCGCGCGGAGGCCGGGCTGAAGGCCGCGTCCGTCCGCCGCCACCTCGTCTTCACCGGCTCCCCCGGTACGGGCAAGACCACGGTCGCCCGGCTGTACGGGGAGATCCTGGCCTCGCTCGGCGTGCTGGAGCGCGGCCATCTGGTCGAGGTGTCCCGGGTCGACCTGGTCGGCGAGCACATCGGCTCGACGGCGATCCGGACCCAGGAGGCGTTCGACCGGGCGCGCGGCGGGGTGCTGTTCGTCGACGAGGCGTACGCCCTCTCCCCCGAGGACTCCGGCCGGGACTTCGGGCGGGAGGCCATCGACACGCTGGTGAAGCTGATGGAGGACCACCGGGACGCGGTCGTCGTGATCGTCGCGGGCTACACCCAGGAGATGGAGCGGTTCCTCACCGTCAACCCCGGGGTGGCCTCACGGTTCTCCCGGACCATCACCTTCCAGGACTACCTCCCCGAGGAGCTGCTGCGGATCGTCGAGCAGCAGGCCGAGGAGCATGAGTACAGCCTGGCGGCGGGGACCGGGGAGGCGCTCCTGAAGCACTTCACGGCGCTCCCCAAGGGCCCCGCCTTCGGCAACGGCCGCACCGCCCGCCAGACCTTCGAGTCGATGGTGGAGCGGCACGCGGGCCGGGTCGCCCAGCTCGCCGAGCCGAGCACGGACGACCTGACCCTGCTCTACCCGGAGGACCTCCCCGACGTGTCCTTCTGA
- a CDS encoding PLP-dependent cysteine synthase family protein, whose protein sequence is METSEHAAGSGARATVDVDRSDPEYRSWLKEAVRKVQADANRSADTHLLRFPLPEAWGIDLYLKDESTHPTGSLKHRLARSLFLYGLCNGWIRPGKPVIEASSGSTAVSEAYFAKLIGVPFIAVMPRTTSPEKCRLIEFHGGQCHFVDDSRTMYEQSAALAAETGGHYMDQFTYAERATDWRGNNNIAESIYQQLRLERYPEPAWIVATAGTGGTSATIARYVHYLQHDTRICVPDPENSCFFDGWTHHDPHATSDRGSRIEGIGRPRMEPSFVPGAIDRMMKVPDAASVAAVRALERAIGRKAGGSTGTGLWSAFKLIAEMVAHGEQGSVVTLLCDPGDRYLDKYYSDSWLEEQGLDISPYAAVIDDFLATGAWPC, encoded by the coding sequence ATGGAGACCAGTGAACACGCAGCCGGGAGCGGGGCCAGGGCGACCGTGGACGTCGACCGCAGCGACCCGGAGTACCGGTCCTGGCTGAAGGAGGCCGTCCGCAAGGTCCAGGCCGACGCGAACCGCTCCGCCGACACCCATCTGCTGCGCTTCCCGCTGCCCGAGGCGTGGGGCATCGACCTGTACCTCAAGGACGAGTCCACGCACCCCACCGGCAGCCTCAAGCACCGCCTGGCCCGCTCGCTCTTCCTGTACGGGCTCTGCAACGGCTGGATCCGGCCGGGCAAGCCGGTCATCGAGGCGTCCAGCGGTTCGACCGCGGTGTCGGAGGCGTACTTCGCCAAGCTGATCGGCGTCCCGTTCATCGCCGTGATGCCGCGCACCACCAGCCCGGAGAAGTGCCGCCTCATCGAATTCCACGGTGGGCAGTGCCACTTCGTGGACGACTCGCGCACCATGTACGAACAGTCCGCGGCGCTCGCCGCCGAGACCGGCGGGCACTACATGGACCAGTTCACCTACGCGGAGCGCGCCACCGACTGGCGCGGCAACAACAACATCGCGGAGTCGATCTACCAGCAGCTGCGGCTCGAGCGCTACCCGGAACCCGCCTGGATCGTCGCCACCGCCGGGACCGGCGGCACCTCGGCGACCATCGCCCGCTACGTCCACTACCTCCAGCACGACACCCGCATCTGCGTGCCCGACCCGGAGAACTCCTGCTTCTTCGACGGCTGGACCCACCACGACCCGCACGCCACCAGCGACCGCGGCTCGCGGATCGAGGGCATCGGCCGCCCCCGCATGGAACCCAGCTTCGTGCCCGGCGCCATCGACCGGATGATGAAGGTGCCCGACGCCGCCAGCGTCGCCGCCGTCCGCGCCCTGGAGCGGGCCATCGGCCGCAAGGCGGGCGGCTCCACGGGCACCGGACTGTGGAGCGCGTTCAAGCTGATCGCCGAGATGGTGGCACACGGCGAGCAGGGCAGCGTCGTCACGCTGCTGTGCGACCCGGGCGACCGCTACCTGGACAAGTACTACTCCGACTCCTGGCTGGAGGAACAGGGCCTGGACATCTCTCCCTACGCCGCCGTCATCGACGACTTCCTCGCCACCGGCGCCTGGCCCTGCTGA
- a CDS encoding ATP-binding protein — translation MISEPSRHCTVELQALPSRIGQVRRIISAQLRYWHLDPLIDQAALGVTELLTNVHRHAQPDKSCTVDIELLLDRLTVSVHDHDPRLPTVNEADSFATSGRGLALIAAVSESWGVRPIGSAGKAVWFTLPAVTGASTLPPLAVYGSMTDGPFGSVTITPDDIAAVPARSAVVG, via the coding sequence GTGATCAGCGAGCCAAGCAGGCACTGCACGGTGGAGCTCCAGGCCCTGCCGTCGCGGATCGGTCAAGTCCGCAGAATCATCTCGGCGCAACTGCGCTACTGGCATCTCGATCCTCTGATCGACCAGGCGGCCCTGGGCGTCACCGAGCTTCTCACCAACGTTCACCGGCACGCACAGCCGGACAAGTCATGCACCGTCGACATCGAGCTGCTGCTCGACCGTCTGACGGTCTCCGTCCACGACCACGATCCGCGCCTGCCCACGGTCAACGAGGCGGATTCGTTCGCCACGTCGGGCCGCGGCCTGGCGCTGATCGCCGCCGTCAGCGAGAGCTGGGGCGTGCGGCCGATCGGCTCGGCCGGGAAGGCCGTCTGGTTCACCCTGCCGGCGGTCACCGGCGCCTCGACCCTGCCGCCGCTCGCGGTCTACGGGTCGATGACCGACGGGCCGTTCGGGTCCGTGACCATCACCCCCGACGACATCGCGGCCGTGCCCGCCCGGTCGGCCGTCGTCGGCTGA
- a CDS encoding DeoR/GlpR family DNA-binding transcription regulator: protein MSENQNLLAEQRRALILDEVRRRGGVRVNELTRKLNVSDMTIRRDLDALARQGVIEKVHGGAVPVVEASTHEPGFEAKSALELSAKEDIARAAAALAVPGSAIALSGGTTTFALARHLLDVPDLTVVTNSVRVADVFHDAQRPAGGRGARPGAATVVLTGGVRTPSDSLVGPVADRAIGSLHFDVLFLGVHGISAEAGLSTPNLAEAETNRRFVRAARRIVVVADHTKWGTVGLSSFAALEEVDTLVTDAGLAPELRAEIEEHLPGLLVAGDVPAGTADVPPATEG, encoded by the coding sequence TTGAGCGAGAATCAGAACCTGCTCGCGGAGCAGCGCCGTGCGCTGATTCTCGACGAGGTGCGCAGGCGTGGCGGGGTCCGGGTCAACGAGCTGACCCGCAAGCTGAACGTCTCCGACATGACGATCCGCCGGGACCTGGACGCGCTGGCCCGCCAGGGCGTCATCGAGAAGGTCCACGGCGGAGCGGTACCGGTCGTCGAGGCGAGCACGCACGAGCCCGGGTTCGAGGCGAAGTCGGCGCTGGAGCTGAGCGCCAAGGAGGACATCGCCCGGGCGGCGGCGGCCCTCGCGGTGCCCGGCAGTGCCATCGCGCTCTCGGGCGGGACGACGACGTTCGCGCTGGCCCGGCATCTGCTGGACGTGCCGGATCTGACGGTGGTGACCAACTCGGTGCGGGTGGCCGATGTGTTCCACGACGCGCAGCGTCCGGCCGGGGGACGCGGCGCGCGGCCCGGGGCGGCGACGGTGGTGCTGACGGGCGGGGTGCGCACCCCCTCGGACTCCCTGGTCGGGCCGGTCGCGGACCGGGCCATCGGCTCCCTCCACTTCGATGTGCTGTTCCTCGGCGTGCACGGGATCTCGGCCGAGGCGGGGCTCTCGACGCCCAATCTCGCGGAGGCGGAGACCAACCGCCGTTTCGTCCGGGCGGCACGCCGGATCGTGGTGGTGGCCGACCACACCAAGTGGGGCACGGTGGGTCTGAGTTCCTTCGCCGCTCTGGAGGAGGTCGACACGCTGGTCACGGACGCGGGCCTGGCTCCGGAACTGCGCGCGGAGATCGAGGAGCATCTGCCGGGCCTGCTGGTGGCGGGCGACGTTCCAGCCGGGACCGCCGACGTCCCGCCCGCCACCGAGGGCTGA
- a CDS encoding SRPBCC family protein, whose amino-acid sequence MARRLRTVGREFTDSAPMRLVFAAEVSAPPDVVYRALADDVASWPSWFTAVTRATSTDTGAGREVRLRGGIRFRETIVISEPGSCYAYRADETNAPGLRALLEEWRLTPEGYGTRVQWTFAADGTGLFRLVLSLGRAGVGRSFRGAVRRLDTRLATTTP is encoded by the coding sequence ATGGCACGCCGACTCCGTACCGTGGGCAGGGAATTCACCGACTCGGCGCCGATGCGGCTGGTGTTCGCCGCCGAGGTGTCCGCGCCGCCGGACGTGGTGTACCGCGCGCTCGCCGACGATGTCGCGTCCTGGCCGTCCTGGTTCACCGCCGTCACCCGGGCCACGTCCACCGACACGGGCGCGGGCCGGGAGGTGCGGCTGCGGGGCGGGATCCGTTTCCGCGAGACGATCGTCATCTCCGAGCCGGGCAGCTGCTACGCCTACCGGGCCGACGAGACCAACGCACCTGGTCTGCGGGCCCTGCTGGAGGAGTGGCGGCTCACTCCGGAGGGGTATGGCACCCGGGTGCAGTGGACCTTCGCGGCCGACGGGACGGGGCTGTTCCGCCTGGTGCTGAGCCTGGGCCGGGCCGGGGTGGGCCGGTCCTTCCGGGGTGCCGTGCGCCGCCTGGACACGCGGCTGGCGACGACGACGCCCTGA